Sequence from the Streptomyces sp. NBC_00440 genome:
GATGCTGGCCCGGCCGGCCGACATCGAGGCGCAGTACTACGTGAGTTACGTCCTCGACCGCGCGGCGGGGACCTTCGTCGCCATCGGATCGGCCGACGGCGGTACGGAGATCGAGGAGACCGCGGCGGCCAGGCCCGACGCGGTGGTCAGGATCCCCGTCGATCCGGCCGAAGGCGTCACCGCGGCCAAGGCCGCGGCGATGGCACTCGCCGCCGGGCTGCCGGCCGGGGCCGCCGGCGTGCTCCAGCGGCTCTGGCAGGTCATGGTCCGCGAGGACGCCCTGCTGGTGGAGGTCAATCCGCTCGTACGGACCACCGGCGGCGGGCTGCTCGCCCTCGACGGAAAGGTCACCATCGACGACAACGCCCGCTTCCGGCAGACGCGTTGGGGCGCCGACGAAACCGATCCGTACGGTGGTCCGCTGGAAGCACAGGCCCGGGCCAAGGGACTCAACTACGTCCGGCTCGACGGCCGGGTCGGCATCATCGGCAACGGCGCGGGCCTGGTCATGTCGACCCTCGACGTCGTCGCCGGCTGCGGCGCCCGGCCTGCCGACTTCCTCGACATCGGAGGTGGTGCGTCGGCCCGCGTGATGGCCGACGCACTCGCACTCGTCCTCTCCGACCCCCAGGTGAAGTCGGTCCTCGTCAATGTCTTCGGCGGCATCACCGCCTGCGACGCGGTGGCCGAGGGCATCGTCCAGGCCCTGGAGTCGGTCGAGGTGACCAAGCCGCTGGTCGTACGGCTCGACGGCAACAGCGCCGCAGCGGGCCGCGCGATCCTCGACCGGCGCGCACACCCTCTCGTCCAGCAGGTCACCACGATGGACGGCGCGGCCCGCCGGGCAGCCGCCCTCGCGGGCGCCGGCGCACCCGCCGACGCCGTACCCGCCAATGCCACGCCCGCCGATGCCCTCACCGGCGTCCGCGCCGTGGCCCACACCGACCCGGGAGCCTGAGATGGCCATCTTCCTCACCGCGGAGAGCAAGGTACTCGTCCAGGGCATGACCGGCACCGAAGGCATGAAGCACACCCGGCGCATGCTCGCCGCGGGGACGCGCGTCGTCGGCGGCGTCAACCCGCGCAAGGCCGGACTGCCGGTCGACTTCGACGGTGTGACCGTCCCCGT
This genomic interval carries:
- the sucC gene encoding ADP-forming succinate--CoA ligase subunit beta, producing MDLYEHQARELFKAHGIPVPDAAVVAAPREARAAAELLGGRVVVKAQVKTGGRGRAGGVKLAADPAAAELTTRQMLAMDIKGHPVRKVMLARPADIEAQYYVSYVLDRAAGTFVAIGSADGGTEIEETAAARPDAVVRIPVDPAEGVTAAKAAAMALAAGLPAGAAGVLQRLWQVMVREDALLVEVNPLVRTTGGGLLALDGKVTIDDNARFRQTRWGADETDPYGGPLEAQARAKGLNYVRLDGRVGIIGNGAGLVMSTLDVVAGCGARPADFLDIGGGASARVMADALALVLSDPQVKSVLVNVFGGITACDAVAEGIVQALESVEVTKPLVVRLDGNSAAAGRAILDRRAHPLVQQVTTMDGAARRAAALAGAGAPADAVPANATPADALTGVRAVAHTDPGA